A genomic segment from Vicia villosa cultivar HV-30 ecotype Madison, WI unplaced genomic scaffold, Vvil1.0 ctg.000218F_1_1, whole genome shotgun sequence encodes:
- the LOC131625473 gene encoding uncharacterized protein LOC131625473 has translation MEKWKSIQLSKEEEEGVIVADEEVCAEEGFQRSLAGKLWTESNFNARAFKSTMVNAWKLKNPVETQDLSKNLFLFKFATKRDLEYVLRNGPWSFDRYLLVLKRISGEEQPSDLNMHYGSFWVRIYELPLILRSETMAKKLGSILGEYEEMDSREAFKNGRFLRVKVTLNLKDPLKRGTIVKFKEKNLRVHFKYERLPTFCFVCGRMGHQMKDCEALEEFTEEGFDEIEEQDLSYGQWLRASPLPKMSEESRKKDSSSGNCSKNLFSVSSSHSRCDMKEKSTADNAEMIQIHEKEEEPAAASGEAERVSKGKKMVDVEKVAESLGAVILSSTEQGGTGLSKEKGTQQKKWSRKKVGKKLAGDQNAKKAFEATKRQLVDVMITEGPIERIGASGKKRRQSSEADDLPEVVLEDQHRLPQ, from the coding sequence ATGGAGAAGTGGAAGAGTATCCAACTTTCCAAAGAGGAGGAGGAAGGTGTTATAGTGGCAGATGAGGAGGTGTGCGCAGAGGAAGGTTTCCAAAGATCTCTAGCTGGGAAGCTCTGGACTGAGAGCAATTTCAACGCAAGGGCGTTTAAGAGCACAATGGTGAATGCCTGGAAACTGAAAAATCCTGTGGAAACACAAGATTTAAGCAAAAACTTGTTCCTATTTAAGTTTGCTACGAAGAGGGATCTGGAATATGTTTTGAGAAATGGACCGTGGAGCTTCGACAGATATCTCCTGGTACTAAAGCGCATTTCGGGGGAGGAGCAACCCTCAGATCTCAACATGCATTACGGCTCATTTTGGGTGCGAATTTACGAACTACCACTCATATTGCGATCTGAAACAATGGCTAAGAAGCTTGGCAGCATACTAGGTGAGTACGAGGAGATGGACTCAAGGGAAGCTTTCAAGAATGGGCGATTCCTAAGGGTTAAAGTCACGCTGAACCTTAAAGATCCTCTGAAAAGGGGTACGATAGTGAAGTTCAAGGAGAAAAATTTAAGAGTTCACTTCAAATACGAGAGGCTCCCGACCTTCTGTTTTGTCTGTGGAAGGATGGGTCACCAAATGAAGGACTGCGAAGCTTTGGAAGAGTTTACAGAGGAGGGCTTTGACgaaattgaagaacaagatctttCCTACGGTCAGTGGCTTAGAGCATCCCCATTGCCAAAAATGAGTGAAGAATCGAGAAAGAAGGATTCGAGTTCAGGGAACTGCAGTAAAAATCTCTTTAGCGTCTCCTCGAGTCATAGCCGTTGCGACATGAAAGAGAAATCAACAGCGGACAATGCAGAAATGATACAAATTCATGAGAAGGAGGAAGAGCCGGCTGCTGCTAGTGGGGAAGCTGAACGAGTCTCTAAAGGAAAAAAAATGGTGGATGTTGAAAAAGTTGCAGAATCATTGGGGGCGGTGATTCTTTCCTCTACTGAACAAGGTGGTACAGGGCTAAGTAAAGAAAAAGGGACCCAGCAAAAGAAATGGAGTAGAAAGAAAGTAGGGAAGAAACTAGCAGGAGATCAGAATGCGAAGAAAGCTTTTGAAGCTACCAAAAGACAATTGGTAGATGTGATGATAACAGAAGGACCAATTGAAAGGATTGGAGCCAGTGGGAAGAAAAGACGACAATCGAGTGAGGCAGATGATCTACCAGAGGTGGTGTTGGAGGACCAACACCGCCTACCCCAATGA
- the LOC131625500 gene encoding putative F-box/LRR-repeat protein 23 yields the protein MASCSVAPKEAESEHTAIPNWVALPRDITANILLRLDTIEIVTSVRYVCPLWWNIFKDPLMWRNVQMTSLGDFYEQAIEICEYAIKQSCGHLENIFIDGFATDDLLQFIADNASNLRGLVLINCHGISDEGFCQAVKKLPLLEALNILWFNLSKDSLEVVGQCCPLLTILVFARSGSNCIIDGGLDDEAFVIAKTMVGLRDLKIPGNSLTNAGLLAILAGCPHLEILDIRACYNLHLDESLKKKCIDQIKDLLLPEPVYDDYWDDDRVTYLDSVIDDDSYDPYD from the exons ATGGCATCCTGTTCAGTTGCTCCAAAGGAAGCCGAAAGTGAGCATACAGCCATACCAAATTGGGTTGCACTTCCCAGAGACATCACAGCAAACATTCTTCTGAGGCTCGATACTATCGAAATTGTGACAAGTGTACGCTATGTTTGTCCTTTATGGTGGAACATTTTCAAAGATCCTCTCATGTGGCGCAATGTTCAAATGACCAGTCTTGGTGATTTTTATGAGCAGGCAATAGAGATTTGTGAATATGCTATTAAACAAAGTTGCGGTCATTTAGAAAACATTTTCATTGATGGCTTTGCCACGGATGATCTTCTTCAATTCATAGCTGACAA TGCTAGTAATCTCCGAGGCCTGGTGCTTATAAATTGCCATGGAATTTCCGATGAAGGTTTCTGTCAAGCGGTAAAAAAACTTCCGCTGCTAGAGGCATTGAATATTTTGTGGTTCAACTTATCGAAGGATTCTCTCGAAGTTGTTGGCCAATGTTGCCCTCTTTTAACAATTCTAGTATTTGCAAGATCGGGGAGTAATTGTATTATCGACGGTGGTCTTGATGACGAAGCGTTTGTAATTGCAAAAACAATGGTTGGATTACGTGATCTTAAAATTCCAGGAAATTCGCTCACTAATGCTGGCTTGCTTGCGATTCTTGCCGGTTGTCCTCATCTTGAGATTCTTGATATTCGAGCATGCTATAATCTTCACTTGGAtgaaagtttgaagaaaaagTGCATTGATCAGATTAAAGATTTGCTACTCCCAGAGCCAGTTTATGATGACTATTGGGATGATGATCGCGTAACTTATTTGGATTCTGTAATAGATGATGATTCTTACGATCCTTATGATTGA
- the LOC131625474 gene encoding putative F-box/LRR-repeat protein 9 — protein sequence MVMNSRPTKVMRLEDLIQLVPNWLELPKDVTSKILQLLGPVEIVKNARRVCPMWRNICRDPSMWKSIEMIKSRKSPYNLEKICMYAVDQGCDHVEEINVEYFATDELIKKIAERTTNLRRIRISKCLKISDKAFSDAAKKFSLLEELELSFNELNKDSLEAIGQNCPLLKTLKFNRAYKGLKCTSYKGFKCNKEAFAIAKMSGLKHLELWGNNLTSDGLVAILDGCPNLESLDLRMCYKLVMSEDLVKRCYENIKYFRHPGEFIDEHDDDKDDHVFVFHCECRDRSGKGMKRTKMTYMNFNKFR from the exons ATGGTTATGAATTCAAGGCCAACTAAGGTAATGAGATTGGAGGACCTAATACAGTTAGTTCCAAATTGGCTTGAACTTCCAAAAGATGTGACATCAAAGATACTCCAATTGCTTGGTCCTGTTGAAATTGTGAAGAATGCACGTAGAGTGTGTCCTATGTGGAGGAACATTTGTAGGGATCCTAGCATGTGGAAGAGCATTGAAATGATCAAAAGTCGAAAATCACCATATAACTTAGAGAAGATTTGTATGTATGCTGTTGATCAAGGTTGTGATCATGTTGAAGAAATTAATGTTGAGTATTTTGCTACTGATGAACTCATCAAAAAAATAGCTGAAAG AACTACCAATCTGCGACGCATTCGGATCTCAAAATGCTTGAAAATATCAGATAAAGCCTTCAGTGATGCTGCTAAAAAGTTTTCACTACTTGAGGAACTTGAACTTTCGTTCAACGAATTAAACAAAGATTCTCTTGAAGCGATTGGCCAAAATTGTCCACTTTTGAAAACCCTAAAATTCAATAGAGCATACAAAGGACTTAAGTGTACATCCTACAAAGGTTTCAAATGCAACAAAGAAGCATTTGCTATTGCAAAAATGTCCGGATTAAAACATCTCGAGCTTTGGGGAAACAATCTCACAAGTGATGGTTTAGTTGCTATTCTCGATGGTTGTCCTAACCTTGAATCTCTTGACCTTCGTATGTGTTACAAACTTGTTATGTCTGAAGATTTGGTGAAAAGGTGTTATgagaatattaaatattttagacATCCTGGTGAGTTTATTGATGAGCACGATGATGATAAGGATGATCATGTTTTTGTATTCCATTGTGAATGTCGTGATAGAAGTGGCAAGGGAATGAAGAGGACGAAGATGACATACATGAATTTTAATAAGTTTCGTTGA